From Triticum aestivum cultivar Chinese Spring chromosome 7B, IWGSC CS RefSeq v2.1, whole genome shotgun sequence:
AGATCTTAAGCAAAAATGAAGACTAAAACTTTTGATTTAGCCCGCGAAGCTAATTCTATCTAGAGGTGACAAAACAGTTTGTCAATAACTCACATTTATATGTAATGTAGTTAGAAACTGTGTGTTCATGTTGAAAAAAGAACTATTTCGACAACAGTGCGTCTTACATCATAAGAGAGCGCCAGTAAACTATAAACAACAATGCCTCTTCTTATTTGTACAACAGCAGTGACTCCAAAAACGaacccttacgcgtgactctggaaagcaccgtcccgtgcctccagaggcgacatggcctcgtgccaccaaaccctgggtcaccatgcctccgggcaatatccatacacacacatacccttacgcgtgactctgaAAAGCACCGTCCCGTGCCTCTAGAGGTGACATGGCCTcgtgccaccaaaccctgggtcaccatgcctccgggcaatatccatacacacacatacccttacgcgtgactctggaaagcaccgtcccgtgcctccagaggcgacatggcctcgtgccaccaaaccctgggtcaccatgcctccgNNNNNNNNNNNNNNNNNNNNNNNNNNNNNNNNNNNNNNNNNNNNNNNNNNNNNNNNNNNNNNNNNNNNNNNNNNNNNNNNNNNNNNNNNNNNNNNNNNNNNNNNNNNNNNNNNNNNNNNNNNNNNNNNNNNNNNNNNNNNNNNNNNNNNNNNNNNNNNNNNNNNNNNNNNNNNNNNNNNNNNNNNNNNNNNNNNNNNNNNNNNNNNNNNNNNNNNNNNNNNNNNNNNNNNNNNNNNNNNNNNNNNNNNNNNNNNNNNNNNNNNNNNNNNNNNNNNNNNNNNNNNNNNNNNNNNNNNNNNNNNNNNNNNNNNNNNNNCACACAcatacccttacgcgtgactctgaaaagcaccgtcccgtgcctccagaggcgacatggcctcgtgccaccaaaccctgggtcaccatgcctccgggcaatatccacacacacacacacatacccttacgcgtgactctggaaagcaccgtcctgtgcctccagaggcgacatggcctcgtgccaccaaaccctgcgtcaccatgcctccgggcaatatccacacacacacacacacataccaagAGCGCATCAACCGTTGCTAGCTCCTACGCACACGTGACttcacatgcttcaaacccgtgcctACGGAGGCAACATAACAATGCCTTTGTAGTATGCACACATGTGTATACACACACAAACATATATATCGTCAACAAAGCATAACTCTTAACCAGACGTGACTGCACATTCTTCAAACCTGTGAGTTTCGAAACAAAGCAGCTTGCCTTTTGCATGAACTGCTAGGAGGTTTCCACGCACCGGAGGCACCGTGTCACACCGCGATGGACAatgcgccgcacgaaccagcacgccgcacgaaccagcacacacttcgaccaacacacacttcgacctatgccccccccttcaagatgtttatgaaaattaaacNNNNNNNNNNNNNNNNNNNNNNNNNNNNNNNNNNNNNNNNNNNNNNNNNNNNNNNNNNNNNNNNNNNNNNNNNNNNNNNNNNNNNNNNNNNNNNNNNNNNNNNNNNNNNNNNNNNNNNNNNNNNNNNNNNNNNNNNNNNNNNNNNNNNNNNNNNNNNNNNNNNNNNNNNNNNNNNNNNNNNNNNNNNNNNNNNNNNNNNNNNNNNNNNNNNNNNNNNNNNgacctatgcccccccttcaagatgtttatgaaaattaaacgagccgaaggcgagcaggaggttccctcgcgtcggaggcgccgtgtcacaccgcgACGGACAatgcgccgcacgaaccagcatgCCGCACGAACCAGCACACACTTCGATCTATGCTCCCCCTttaagatgtttatgaaaattaaacgagccgaaggcgagcaggaggttccctcgcgtTGGAGGCGCCGTGTGACACCGCGATGGACAATGCgtcgcacgaaccagcacgcttTTCTTCAATTTAGTAAAGTTATACACCCGTGCCTCTCCTATTGCTCACCTGTGCCTATAAAGAAGTCACACGATTGAACAATTCTGAAGACTGCCGTTTTACAATAAAAAGTTGCTTTTTTTCGTTACTTGGAAGGTCACATatgatagtgttggtagtccccgccagtaactaccccataaatctgcattacccggaaatataatgggaacagAAAGGGAAACGTGAAAGGGAAACACGGAACCAAGCGCGCGAACTGGTATTTATTTGTGTTTTCGCGCGAAAAAGGAAAACGGAAAAATGTGATAGTATGAGGGTCAAAGTGCAAAACGTACGAAACCACAAACCGAAAAGGAAAAACCAGGAACCAACCGCGCCACCTGGTTTTCCCTGACGGAAGCGCTCTGCGCGAGACACTTGTCACGTGCGGGGCGCTCCTGAACCGCTCGTTACGGAGCGCTTGTTAACTAATTGCTCCCGCCTTAAACGCCGCTTACGTGAGCTCTCTATAAGGGCCGGCCACTTATCCTGATCAGGCGTTTAAACGAAACCTGAAAGCACGATTTTGGTTTCGTTTTCTACAAGTGTTTTCAggtctctttttttttttgcttttcggcTGGCTTTCTTCAGGTTTTGGTgagaattttttattttttctatgaAGCACAACATATGCTTGCAGGAGAAGCACATTTGTGGAAGTACAGATTTACTTCCGCGAGAAGCACATCACATGCTTCGGTTAGAAACACAGTTGTGCATCTCAAAATGAAAAATCATAGTTATGCTTCTTTAAAAGGAAAAAAGCACGACTGTGCTTTGCTGAAAAAAGGAAAAGCACAATCTATACCTCCACGTTTTGATTCTGCGAGAAGTACAGTCTATGCTTCCTGAAAAAAGGGAAAAATCACAGTCTATGCTTTTAAAAAAGTAAAAACCGCAAACGTACTTCCAGGCTCCGTTTATCTCTTCTGGGTTTTTTTAATATTCGTTTTTATATGGGAAACGTTGTTAATCAGCCGGCTGATCATAACATGCGCATCCGCCCGGCGCTGCACCGTCGAATCGCTTCGTGGCGATTTCACTCGGGTCGTGCTGAAAGTGTTCACACCGAAGCATGCAGGCCTGTGGTCCACTGGTTGATACTATCAACATTTAGATAAGTACGTGTACGTTTTGACTTACAACCTTCCATGTCATATTGCATTGTTGTCTAACTAGTACTAGTAGCTACTCCCTTCATTTCGTCTGCCACCTCGCTCGCACAACATGTGTCCCATGTGACATATTGTTGGCTTCTGACGATTTTCTTTTGCAATTTCTGCAACATCATTAATGTTGCACAAGTTTCTTCCATAACATTAGCTATGTTGCAAAAAATCGAAGACACAAAAAGAAACTCTACAGCAAAGCATCTGATTCCAAAAAAATTATTCTACAACAAAATCATAGTTGTAAAAAAGTTTGTAAAAAGATAGACATGAAAAAATTAAATTCTGCAACAAAGCCTCTATTgcaaaaaaaatctgcaacaaAATCTCGGTTGCAAAAAATATATGCAACAAGACTTCTGTTGCAGAAATTTTCTGCAACAATACCTATACTGCAATAATGAAGGGCGCCTATGCGCCAGATCTGATGGCCCGCGAGCCGGCCGTTCTTTTAAAAAGATCAGCCGGGGGACGCGTAGCGGTCCCCTTTTTATATTGTCGTTTTCTCGGTTTTTCTAGTTatctttttttgtgaaaaaaaaagtTTATTGAAACCTATtcacatgagatctagttttgaagatctcgacacgagAACTCCAACGATGGAAATGGTTCGTTATTTGGACGCATGCGTtgaaaagataaaatattttgaataaatcaATCTACGAAAAAAGTGTCATCTTGCGACAAGTCACAAGTGGCACACATGGAGTGCATTGCTTGTCTAGACCCAAGAAAGGTGCGGAGTGACTTGTGCAAAGCGTAGCCCCTAACTAATGTCATCGGTTTTTCTATGTGTTTGTTTGGTTGACTTTcttagatttttttctttttaaaaattcatgaacttttttgtaCTCGCAAAATTTTCCAATCCCTGAATTTTTTCAAATCtacaaatccatgatttttttcaaatttgttaatgtttttcaaatccatgaaagctttaaaaattcatgaattttttgaaATTCTTGAGTTTTTTTGTTCATGAAAATTTCCCAACTTCGTGAAactttttaaattcatgatttttttaataatttagtGAACTTTCTAAAAATTGGCAAAAAAATCtgttttgtgaatttgaaaaatcgCATGAATTTGAAATTTTTCATTGATTTGATCATTTGAAAAAGCTTCACAAATTTGGTTGAGagatttaatttttttcaaattcattaacGTTTGCAAATTTGCAAACTTTTTGAATTTCGTAAAAAAAtcaaactcatgaatattttttcaaatttgccaAGTTTTTCTCAACTTATGATTTTTGTTGTGAATATTTTTgtcaaattcttgaacttttttgaaTGTGTGAAGTTTTTAAAGTCCATAGCCAATGGTCTGTGGTCAGTGGTCAACTTCAATGGTCAAAGGACAAGTGGCAAAAAGTCAAGCAAACGAAAAAAATACCTAGCTAATGGGTCGCGGCCCACCAGATGCGCGCGCGAGCGCCTGTTTGTTTCGAGGTTGTAGGATCTCTAATTAGGAGGTCTGGAAGGTTATAAATAATTCCACACCCCCGACATGGGCTCTGGTACACTTTTGTATCCATGTGGCGCTATGTCGGCCAGAGAAAGCCACCGTACATCTGAGCAGTAACCAATGCATGACAATGATGCTCCTCCTAGTCGTGGTGCTCCATCTACCATTAGTGAGAGGTTGCAGAGCCAGCATCTCCATATCATATGTAAACTCTAAAGTTATCTAGATTAACAGTGTGGAGTGGAAGGAGGTGCTTTCCACTCCTTCTATCATGGTTGTTGTGTTGTGATGTAGATGGTTGGCAGTGTCTTGGGACATGGATGCTGAGGCGACGGCTTTGGGATAACGATTCACATGGTTGGCTCCCTGGCTAGCACCAAGGTAGCGGTGGTGGCTATGCCTCTTGGTCGCCTAGACGGCGAGGGGTGTAGCGGCGGGTGGCTTAGGCTCGCGTCTGTTGTTGGTAGTGGCGACACCGAGATCCTGATCTGGAGGCTTGTGTGTGTCATGGTTGTCCTGGGTACCTTGTGGTGACACTGATGAGCCGCTGAGCAAAAAATCTGCACTTTGGCACCAACGGTGGCGACATCTGTGTGTGTCGTTTTCCTCTTATGGGTGTTGTTGTAGTTCACTTTGTGCCAGGGTTCCGGTGAAGACACATTTCCATCTCAGACTCGGTAGCGACGCGCTTAGCGTTGTTCCCCTTCGTGGAGCATGTTGTGGAATCTGAATGTCCTAAGATTGTGTCGAGGCATAGTTTTCAGACCTACGTGGGTTATCTTTCGGCAATAATCACAACCGTTTGTATTGATCGATTATCCCGGAATCTACTCTGTAGAAGGGCCTCCTTAATACTTTTTCTTGTTTGAACATGTAGTTTGATTTGTGCTTTATCCATAAAACCGGACCACATGCTGTTTCGGGAGAAGTCCGGGACGCAAGAAGTTACCGTCGCATCCGCTAGGTGACAACGAAGGCTAATGATGTTTTTTTTCCTTAAGATCCAGCAATTGTTGGCGCtaatttttttttcatgaaaactttcgatctattcatcaactgtaaGGTAGTAAAAAACACTAAAGTAAAATTTACATCTAGATTCgtaaaccacctagcgacgactataagcactggagcgagccgaaggcgcgccaccgtcatcgcccctcaCTCGTCGGAGCCAGACAAACATTGTTGTAGCAGATAGTTGCTAAGTCGTCGTGTTAAGCCCCCGTAGAACCatcgcaccagaacagcaaccgccgtcgATGAAGAGAAGCATAGACATAGACGAACGAACAGCAACAGCTGACACATAGACATAGAcaaacgaagaccggatccaaaaggatccaccaaagacaaacgcCGACCGGATTCCAGGAGATCCGTCGGAGACACAACCCCCACACGCCCTTCAACAACGCTTGAAGCATCATCGGAATGGGGCTAGATAGAAAGAACTTATTTTATCTTCAAAAAGCCGCCGGCATCTCATCTTTACATAATCGCTGACGGGACAAGGATCGAagtaagagaaaaataaaaggcatAGCCAAAGGAAACCTGAAGCATCAACCTGGATCTTCCAGAGGCGTTTCCAAGCATCATTCTCCAAGCATTTAGCGCCTACAAGACGCCAAACATCAACGGATCTTCTAGAGGCTGACAAAATCTCTCTAACAGTCATGATCTGATTGCGAAAGATCGAGCGATTCCGCTCAAGCCAAATCTCCCAGTCCAGCACGAGAGCAGCCTGATCAAGAGGGGCTTGGTACCAACGTGACGCTGTAGTCCATGACGGGAATCCGTGTCCGGCTCCGACTGTGCTGTAGACCTGTAGTGTACTCCGTACGTATGCCCGAGTGGGTTTCCGACTCCGACCGAGCGTTGAGCCGCTTCTTCTTTATTCCCCGGATATAAGTTGAAGAGAAGAAGGCAGGACCAGGCCAGGGTCGCAGACAAGCTAGCTTTGTGTTCCTGATTTCGATCGAGCCTTTTCTTTCGCGAGCAGCAGCGACAGAAGAAGCACTTTGTTTCGATGAAGCTTCTTCCGGCCACCCTCGGCCTCGTCTTAGTCCTCCTCCTCGTTCTGAATCCCAATGGTGTCGAGGCCCGGCCTGCGCCTACCGATGGCCATCAGAAAAAGCCGTCGAGCAACACCTTCTTCGTCTTCGGGGATGACTTCGCCGACAACGGGAACCTCCCTCCGACCAACCCTGTTACCGAGATGTCGCGGCAGTGGGCCTACCCCTACGGCTCCGGCTACGTCGACGCCGATGGGTTTCCGCGGCCGAATACTCCGTCCGGCCGCTTCTCAAACTACAAGATCCAATCAGATTTCATCGGTAAGTACTATGTCATATTGTAATCTCATATTTAGCTACTTAGGCACCTAGTTCTGAATTAATATGTAATCCCTTCCCTGGCGCATCATAATTAACCCTCGATTTGTAAATTACTTGCAGCAACAATGTTAGGCTTGGAGGAAGCCCCTCCGGCGCATGCCCACACGGCAGAGAAAACCTGCGACCCCTCGGGCATGACCTTTGCTTATGGTGGCTCTGGGGTGTTTGATAGTACGTCAAACGATGTCCCCACCCTCGCCAAGCAGGTGGAGACTTTCAAGAAGATGGTCAAGGACATGACCATCACAAAGAAGCAATTGAGTGGCTCCGTAGCGCTCGTGGCCTTCTCCGGCAATGATTATgcaagcaccggcgtcatcggcctAACTAACCCCAAGGATGTGAGTAGCTAGCATAGAgtggaatgcatgcatgcatgcatacaccAATTTGAACAATTAATATGTATGTGTATATCTTATTAACTTAGTTTTTATGTGTGCAATGCAGATCAATGCTTATATTGGGAAGGTGACCAAGGAGATTGTGGCCAATGTGGAGCAGTTGCAGAAGATTGGGGTGAAAAAAGTTCTCGTGAACAACTTGCACCCCATCGGTTGCACGCCATCACAAACTCGAACCAACAACTACACCGCATGCGATATCTTTGGGAATTTGGGCGCATCGATCCATAACAGTAACTTGCAACAAGTGATGGAGGCAAAGAAAAATGTCCACATTATTGATCTATACACCGCGTTCACAAATATTGTGGATCATGTGCCGGGTATGTGTGAACGTGCATACACAAGTGTCTCATTATTTTTGAAATTTGTAATCTAATTAGATGAGAGATCTGATTGTTTGTTCAAATTACTTCATATGAACATTGTTATTTGATGTACATTAATACAGGTAAAGGCTCAGAGCTATCCAAACAGTTCAAGCGCAAGATGTCGCCGTGTTGCGAGAGCTTGAATTCAAAGGGTTACTGTGGAGAACAGGGCGAGTCATCGGAGCTTCTTTACAATGTGTGTGATAAGTCCAACAATTTTTTCTACTGGGACGACATGCACCCGACGCATGCCGGGTGGGAGGCGGTCATGAAGCAGTTGGAAAGGCCTCTGAGAGAGTTTATAGATCAAGACTAGCTTAATTAGGATCTATATAATCGTCATAGAGCCATTCATACATGGTGCATATGTACTTCtgattgtttcttcttcttttttggatAGTTTCGAGTATTTTAGAGACTAGTGTTTCTGGATTCTCAAAATGTATGTTATATATTCACTTTCACGATATATGTACATCTTGTTATGTGGAGATTGTCTTAGAAGTAGTAATATCTTTCATCTGGCACGTACGTAGTAATGTCTTTCATCGGGCACGTACGTGTTCAACAAAGATGTGTTTTAGCTTTTCACAAATTCTGCTGGAAAACAAAACAATACTTGGAACTTCAACCCGATTGGCCTCGTTGGATTTCCTCAAAAAAATAGTGAGCATATATGTTCACCTTGACGGCGCCGGAGGAACTAGTCTCCTGTCTCCTCTGACCAAAGTCGTTGTGGGAGACCGTTGCAAAGCCAAGACTTGGGTAGCGAAGACGTACGACGCAAAGGAGAATGCACGGCCGGTAGAGTCTCCCCGGCCAACTCACTGAATCCACCTCAGTTTTGACACACGTTGACTGCTATGTATATTTCCTCATGAATGTGGAGGTGGAATTTCATACCGAGGGGTGCGGGATTAATGGAGATAGATTCAAATTGGACAAACTTCAGAGTTTCACTCACACTTACTTATCCATCTCCGCCGTTAATGGTGTTTATTTCTATCTCCTGCATTATTGAGTACAACTGTACAAGGGAATATTCACATCCATCATAAAATGTTTTCTTTGCGGCAAAATCCATCATATATAAAATGTTAATGTGTCGATTCATGAATTGTTCCATTTCGTTGCTGAGAATGATTTTTGTGAAACTAAAGCTTGCAACATAAGATTCACCATTCCTAAAGTAAAAAAAAAAAACAACTAGTATTACAGTTATGAGTTCATGAAAGAGGAGAAACACGACACATGGCTGTTATATCATCACTAAACActttatactactccctccatttcacaatgtagtgcctatagatttttgtaaaagtcaaactttgccaactttgaccaagtgtatagagaaactgtctacatctacaataccaaacatgtacattctgaaaatataactcacgatgtatccaatgatggcatttggtattctagatgtacctacttttctctataaacatgatcaaagtttgtaatgtttgacttttgtaaaaaatctataggcactacattatgaaacagagggagtactataatgTATCAGTTTGAATTCAGGCATTCAAATGCATATCCGGCCGTTCATTGGGGTCCATCCGACGGCCAAAAGTGGTTGGAATCGCAGCTACAGTAGCGTTGAGTGTTATCTGGATCGTTCCAGAGGCAGCCATGAAGTAGCATAGAGTCAAAATTATCTGGGTCGTTCTAGAACCAACACATTGCATGTTTGCAGCTGGTTGGAGCTAACTGAGTTTTCAGAGACCAGATTCCACACTCCTCGCATCCTGCGGGAGCAGCACAAATTATTTCAACAAAGTAGACTCGGGCAGCGGTACATGTGGCTGATAGGTAGGTTGCTTTAGTACTACTAAGTCTGACCAGCGGTAAAAATAAGATGAAGAAATATATAAAAGTAAACAGATTGAACCAGTGCAGTTTTGGATCAAAGTTGTAGCAAATGTTACATTAAAACATAACAATTGGTCCTTCAAAAATAAAACATAGCAATAGGTACTAAATTTAATGTATACTACACATTCTTTGCATGTGATAGTTATTGAGTATATGaacatgagaagctttcttatttATATTATAGGAATTTTGTTTCTGCTTCCGTACGCACACAATTTTCATTTGTCAGGAAtcatttttttagatttctcaaaGCATTCCATGTAGTGTTTTCTTCGGCCCAAGTCAACCCACAATGTTAAGACGCGCATTGCGCGTGCATACATACTAGTATCTAACAAGGAGGAAGATGGTCAAGGACGGGACCATTACAGAGAAACAATTGAGTCGTTATGTGGCGCTCCTGTCCTTCTCCAATAATGACTATGCAAGCACCAACATCATTGGACTAAGTAGCCCTAACGATGTGAGTAGCTGAGCCGGCATAGTAGCAGAATGCATGCATGTAACAATTTGAGCAATtaatatgtgtgtgtatatatcttACTAACTTAGTTTTCATGTATGCTTCGCAGAACAATGCTTATATTGGGAAGGTGACCAATAAGACTGCAACCAATGTGGAGCAATTGCAGAAGATTGGGGTGAGAAAGGTTCTTGTGAACAACTTACACCCTGTCGGTTGCACGTCATCACAAACTCGAACGAACAACTACACGGCGTGCAATATCTTTGGGAACTTGGGTGCATCCATCCATAATAGTAAGTTGAAACAAGTGACTGAGTCAAAGAAAAATGTCCATATGTATCGACCTATACACTCCCTTCACTAATATTGTGGATCATGGACCAGgtatgtgtgaacatgaatacaCAAGAGT
This genomic window contains:
- the LOC123161549 gene encoding GDSL esterase/lipase At3g09930; translated protein: MKLLPATLGLVLVLLLVLNPNGVEARPAPTDGHQKKPSSNTFFVFGDDFADNGNLPPTNPVTEMSRQWAYPYGSGYVDADGFPRPNTPSGRFSNYKIQSDFIATMLGLEEAPPAHAHTAEKTCDPSGMTFAYGGSGVFDSTSNDVPTLAKQVETFKKMVKDMTITKKQLSGSVALVAFSGNDYASTGVIGLTNPKDINAYIGKVTKEIVANVEQLQKIGVKKVLVNNLHPIGCTPSQTRTNNYTACDIFGNLGASIHNSNLQQVMEAKKNVHIIDLYTAFTNIVDHVPGKGSELSKQFKRKMSPCCESLNSKGYCGEQGESSELLYNVCDKSNNFFYWDDMHPTHAGWEAVMKQLERPLREFIDQD